GCCCTCCAAGAGGGCGCGGCAGACGCCgccctgcagcagcagctcgaacAACGCCTCGACCACGACGACAACAGTGAGCACACATAATACGGACGAGCTGCTGAACATTGCCTGCGAATATCTGGCTGGCACCTATCCGGAGGAGGAGTCAATTGCGCGCACCTGGACGCATAAGCTGAAACGTTTGCCGCGCGAGCAGCGTCTGCTCGCCGAGCGCTTCATCAACGAGATACTCTTTGAGGCGGAATCCAACAACTTGCATCGCGGCTCCGTGCAGATCAACAACAGCTTTGAGCCGTATGTGCGCTTTGAGGAGCCGGCGGTCTGTCACGAGGAGCAGGACAAGTCGCAGAGCCCCAGCGTGCACACCTCCTCCGAGTCGACACCAAAGCCCAGCGCCGGCGCCACCACTCCGCTCAACGAGCCGACGAATCCGGGCATTAGAGAGTTCTAAGATTAGGAATATGTTAGCATTAGGTGTTATTCAGTTATTTATTGGCAGAAGACGCAGACAACACATGGCACTGACAAAAAGCTAGACAAATAATCTTTGTAAATAGTTACATGAACCTGATTTGGTTTTCTGGGATGCGGCACGGCTCAATCCACGCGCTGATAATCCACAATATTGCGTGTTAGCCATACATAGGGCGAGGCGCCGGCCAGAAATAGACAGGCGCCGATCACAGGACGATGCAGGATCCAGGCCACGGCCGCAATGGTCAGCGCCAGCGAGAAGGCGATGAGGAAATTGCCCGTCACCGGATAATGCGAATCCGGCGCCAAAGCAATCAACAGCGGCACACGGAGCACTGCAAGCACGGAATAACATTATTATACATAGTTGCCTAGATGTAGTCTAGTAGTATATAGCTTGTATGTTCTGgactgtatgtatataaatgttcGATAAGGGATTTGCTCCGCTTTTGGCACATGTATTCCCGGCCAGGTACTTACATATGACACGCAGCAGCTTTGTATTGCAGTTGACGCCAAAGAAGATCAGCAGCCAGCCGATGAAGCGCCACCACCAAGTGTGAAGCACCTGGGCGCGATACTCCAGGCGGAACACTTCCAGGGCGCTGATCTCGCCCGGATAGACGAGCAGCACGGGCACGCCGCGTGTTGTGACATATGGCTCCAGCTTGTTGCCCTGGAGCCTGCCCACCACGCTGTACATTTCACCCTCCATGCCTGCGTAGCTGAAGAGTATGCGCAGATCGCCAACTTCGGGATTGAACACATCTTCGGTGTGATAGTAAAGGCCCAGATGCAGCTTGATGCCGCTGTCGTCGGGCCTGATGTCCGAGGTTAACTCATGGTAGTTGTTGAACTTGTTCTTCACCTGAGCGCCCAGCTCGTATTTGCCAATGTAGACGGCATCGGCCACCTGGACGGCGCTCTCGATGGGAAAACGCTGCGGATTCGTGTGTCCATGACGATTGTAAAAGTTGCGCGAGTCCACGATTTTGTCGCGCCACTCGCGCGTATAGTAATAGGTACGTGAATCAGCCTCGGTGCCGACGCTCTCGCCAAAGTTATGCTCGACCGACTCTTCCACCCATTGGTACATTTGGACGCGCCGCCTGAGCTTGACCGCCATCAGCTGTATGTTGTAGTCCGGTTCGGTGAGCGGCTCGCCACAGATGATGGGCCCCGATAGATGCACAATGCGATTATCAAAGCTCAGATCCTGCTCCTCCTCGGTGAACTGCATGGAGTAGATGTCGGCGTATGCTTCGTCCAGGGCCAGCATTGTGTGCACCGCGCGTCCCTCATTCCAGTAGAGTACACTGGAGCCGGCTATGAACAGACCCAGGCCGAAGGTCGCGATCAGCCAGTGGGCACGAAATGTTTCGCTTAATGTGGCCATGTGCAATGTTTACCGTTCGGtcagcatttaaaaatattaataaacagcaacaaatgctgTGCCGCCGGCAATTCCTCTCAATACAAACTGTGCAAGTCAGAGGCCGCCAATTAGCCAAAGCAACGCCGTCAAAGCAACAGCTGTCAGTGTCAGCTGTTCGAAATTCGAAATTCAAGCATTCGAACATCCAaacaaatattacaaattgAACTAAGAATGTGTAGCAATAGTTTAACTGATTATCAATTCACAAAAGCATTTAAACATGGAAAATTCTGTTCGGTCTACAAGGCAAATTGTACTGTCAACGATCGTGTTGTAGTTATCAAGAAGTTTTCGCTGGAACAGGAAGATGATGCCGAATTGAAGCGACTCTTCGCCGAGATCCAATGTTGTCGCCAATTCAAACATCCAAATATCAATGAGATACTCCATAGTTTTATTGTGGACAGCGATGTATATGTCCTGTATCCGTATATGTGCTTTGGAACGTGCCAAATTTTACTCGAAAGCATTTTTACGAATGGACTGCCAGAGCCTCTGATAGCATTGATTTTTAAGGATGTCCTCTCCGCccttatgtacatacacacgaATGATTTTGTCCACGGATCCGTCAGAGCCCATCATATATTACTGGACAGCCAGAAAGCAGTATTATCGAATTTCCATGAGAGCCGCAGTTTCATAAaacatggcaaaaagaaaCCGGTTCTACATGGCATCTCCCATGAGAAGAATTTAAACTGGGCTGCCCCGGAAGTCCTAGATCAGAATGTCCATGGGTTTACCGAGAAGTGCGATATCTACTCCGTGGGCATAACGGCCTGTGAAATGGCCAACGGCATTCAACCGTATTCGGAAACCCAGCCCACACTCATGTACACGGAGAAAATACGCGGAAATGTGCCATCCCTGCTAGATAGATCGACGTACACCATGCTCCTGGATGACCAGGGTAAAATGCCATTTGAgaatgcaacaacaagaagaacctATGAGATTTTCAGTCAACGTGTGCTCACCGACGATTTTCATCAGTTCGTGGAAATTTGCCTGAATCGAAATGCGGAGAATCGTTGGAGCGCCAAGAAGCTAATGACGCACGCATTCTTCAAGCAATGCCGGCACGTCTCCATCTCGGATCACATCAAGAAATGCCGCAGCGAATCGCAAAACAATTCCTTAATAGACGACGAAAGCATCGGGCCACTGGACGATCATGCACAGGAATGCCGCGAAGATGTTCAATGGAATTTTTAAGAAACTTAATTCTGGCTTAtaacttaaataaaacaaaaccaaGATTTTAGACAAAAGACAAGTTTGAAAAACTTGTTGTTTTTAactttagttgtttttttacaCGCCATTCTAATTTTGATTGTTGACCAATTGgttaaattgtatataattatAGACTTTTAGAAGAATCGCTcgtaaaaaaattgtaaattgtcaGCTATGCGATTCAATTGAAATCCATAATTTATTTCACATAATTTACTATAATATAAATGTGGCTTTATTTACAGTACATATTCTTGTGTTTGTTATAATTATCCATTAATAAGTTGCTCGATTCAAGCCAAAGCTAATGCGTAAGTTCGCCTTGTTATTCGCCATATTTTGCGTTTAAATCTTGTAAAATTGTATTTCCCGTAAATATCTATTTGGAATGTGCTTGAATTgaacataaaaattatatatcacTTGTCGCCTCTAGAAACAAATCGATGTGAGGTGGAAAACAAGTTATAAATGTTGgtcttgctgttgttttttttttttttattacgtattattaaacaaaattaataacaattaggCGTAATCTGTtcaactaaaattaaaattatttaacaaataacTAATTAGAAATTGCTTGGTTTTGTGTGGTGTTTCGattttaaacttaaaataaaattaaaattcaactAAATATTTGGACAAAAATCACGCACAAATTGCTTTAAAGTTTAAACGGTGCGCTCTTTAGTACGCTTAAggttttctcttctttttaaATACATCAATATAAAACATAACTGTCTATAGAGCGCGtaaaatgtacaaatttaaatttaaaatatataaatatatcatagTATGATTTAGCGGGCTATCACTGATAAATAACAttagtatttttttcttttaatttctatatatatgtttatatatattttatgtgaaGCATATTAGTTTTGTATTGTTTAACGAAAATGTGTTAGTACCCGGTTTTATACCTTGCTTTaactttctttcttttcttggCAATGCTAGGGCGCATCGTACTGTAAATAAGTTTGGgaatttaaaaactaaattaaggtagttgttttttttctagcCTGCAAAACTTGTAACTGCTTAGGTCGGATttccatatgtatgtatatgcgtatataccatatacatatgcataactttgtttttataaatatatatagattacttaaaaattaaaatagttttaacGTTGACTAACATGCCACACAATCAAATAACTCTTATCGCCTCGATTTTCAATCGTTTGATTTGGTTCCAGTTGAATACTGTTCTCCATATCATTGTCATCTGTAAAAGTTGAAGGAAATTTAATTAGTATATCAAGTTAGGCAAAAGTTGGATTATAATGTACACATAGTTAGTGCTGCAGCGACAAAACTACAAAGGATCGCAAATTGCTGTCttgataattatattatacaaaaGCATTTAAgagtattattatattatgtttGCAGCGCATCAAAGTTTTTGCTGCTCAACTTGATTGACTTTTAATATCGTCTGCGTGGTTAAGAGTTGAATAGAATTTAGTTTAGATTAGTAAtagattttctttttaattagtGAGAGTGCGCGTTTTGTTTGGTAGTTTGTAGAATAGCCATCAGTTTATacagtttaaaaatatattaagcaaaactaaataaaatacaattagctacatattaaaaaaattaactgtTAAGGCAGCTACAaccaaaaaaactaaaaattaaaaaaccgaatttgaaaagaaagttaaattatatgtttaaacttatatataaaacaacgTAGATATTATTTGTACAATTGCTTCCTTCATAAAATACTCGAGAAAGACAAATCACAAGAACACCAATGAGATCAGTTTTGAACAAGTTACAATTTCCACTTGTGACCTGGGTGGAGTTTTTTTTGGAACTGTGTGACAAAGTGCAGAAACATGTGGACGGGGAAAACGTGATAATCAAcagaaagaaatataaaaaaaaatacatttaacataaatttgcataaaccTTAGGGTCTTTCGATCAggtcacacacacgcatgggCTCAGATAAATGCTGCATTCCAAATTTGAGCTTGGGCCTACGGGCGGGCGGCGCGACTACAAATTGAAGGTACTGAACGGCCGGCAAAGttaaacgaaaagaaaatgcGATTAAATCAACGAAAAAGAATACACaacaatacaacaaaaaaaaactaagcaaaaataactcaaaaacataaaaaacagcgcaaatcaaaatatataaacaaatgtaaaCCGAAgatcaaaatcaaaagcaagGCTTACGTATCGACTTTCCAAACTATCAAATGCGCTGCATTATCACTAGCATCGTATTTTTCATGTCCTGCAGAGGAATATGGAACGATTATActatatattgcatatatatagacagaTAAGGAGAAAGAGAGCGCGCGCTCGCTGATTTTTTGGCTGCCAATTGGTTAACTAGAGCTTGGACGGCCGCTGGCTCCACTTACTTATGCGAAAATCAATATAACCCTCGCCACCGCACATGACCAACATGTCGGGTCGCTTGTTGCTAAAGGTGAGCGTGCCATTCGGCTGCTGGAGCATGGGCACGGATACAAAGAACTTGACCGCATCGCGATGGCCATGGAAGGACAGTTGAGCATTGGCCATGCAGCACAATGGCATGTGGCCATGTGGATCAGCTGGATAGGCCAAGAGAAACGAGTATTAATTAATGTGTAAACTTAGTTTAGTCGCAATCGCTGCTCACATGACTTTTGCTGCATCTCGGCCAGGGGCACGGAAATGATAACGCCATTGCTGGTGCCGATCCAGAGGCGATTGCACGAGACCATCAGCGCTGTGATGCGCACAAAACTAAAGCCCAGCTTGCCGGTGCCCAGCATCTTGGAAACATACGGCTCAATGTCCACATCCTGCTTGTGCTCAAATGTATGCGTATTGTACAGACGCAGCGTGGAATCCAGGCTATGAAAGCAGAGATTGTATTATTTGCGCTTGACTGGAGTTGAGCTAGTTGTGTTTACCGTATGGATACCCAAACGCCGGCACCTGTCGCTGCCATTTGGCGCACTTGGCTCTCCTTGCGCGGATGCGCGTCCAGCGAGTGTACAATGTTTAGCGATATTGGATCAACAATAAAGATCTTGTTGCGATGCGCGGCCCAAATGCGCTCGCCGGCCACACAGAGGCAACGTATCGAATGATTGCGATCACCGACCGTAACCAGGTGATAACTATTCAGATCCCATTGGCCGTCTGTTTGGCGGCGAAACACGGCTAACTGAGCATTGGccagcgcaacaacaacacgcgcCTCCACATGGACAATCGCCAACACCGCATCGGGCAGGAGCACCTTGTGCAGACACTCATGCCAGCGCCCCACACTGCTGTGCACATATAGCCAACCGTCCTGGGCACCTAGCCACATTGTGGGTCCCACTGAGCTCATGGCCGGCTCTTCGCGCTCCTTGGTGCCCAGTATGGGATTCAGTGATTTGATGCTGAATTGgacattgttgctgctgttgttgttgttgacgtgattgtggctgttgttatcCGAGCTGCTGGGCAGTCGCTGCGGTGCACCCGGCAGCGCCTGACGTATCTTAATAGCTTCTACATTGGCCAGCGGTTCGGTTGCATCCACGGCGGGCAGTTGCTCATTGGATTTCTCCGTAGCCTCTTTGgccactgccacgcccacaacagTAATTGGCGCCGGCACCTCCTCCTCCAGGGAGTTTTGCTTGCTATTGCTGTTCTGATCGGATTTGGGTTTAACGCGCACAAACTCCACCTTGCCAAGCAGCTCAGTACCCTCGCCTGGTCGTTGCAGCATCTCGCCCGCCTTGACCACCTCCGATTGCTCCAACAGTGCATAGTCACTCTCCATGGCGCCCTGCACGGAGGCAATGCACAGCAGATGCGATGCGCATATCGGAAAAGCATCCAGCACCGTGGCCGACTGATTTGCATCCACCACACTGACCGTACTAGCGGCATGAGTGCTGGTGCAGATCCATACAAACGAGCTGAGCTGCGTCTCGGGCTCAAGAGTCTCTAGGCTGGCACGTGCCATTTGACGATCCAGCGCCTCGGCGCTGTGTTCCGCCGTCGGGCTAGATATCTCTGCAATTTTGAGCGTTGAGCGCGGCGCATATGGTGAATCGGGGGGTATCAGCGATTGACCATCCTTTGTGAAGCCACCCTGCAGATTGACACCTGCCGCACAAAATACTTTCATGTGCGGCGATGCCTCGGCCAGGGGATTACAATAGACGGGCACGGGCACGCCACCTGAGTGCCGACTTGGATTGGCATCCTGATTCGTCTTGTTTATGGGCAAGCTCCAGCCGTAGGCATGCAGTCGTCCGTCCTCCTTTTGCACATGGGCACGCAGTTGGCGATATTGTTCACGCCGCCTCGCGTTGATGCGCTCTGAGCTGCCCTCTTCCGAATAATCCTTGGCCATGATTAGTGCATTCGCAAGCCCGGCGCTGGCCGGATGCGGCGGTGGCTGTGAACCGGCTATGGCAAGGCGATTGTCGCTTCCTCCACGGCTAGGTGATCCATGACTGTGGGCAGGGCTTCCTCCGCCTGTGTGACGAAACATCGGCCCCCCTCCAAGCCCGTCGGCGCCGCGCTCCGACGAACGATTGGAGTGGCTGTTCGGTAAGTAGAAAACATTCAATAGGATACCCCTGGCCAGTGTAGAGTACACATGGAATACTCACGTAAAAAGATTACTAAAGTATTGCCAAATGCCTTGCTTCGACTTCTTGTCCAAATTGTCCACAGTGCGCGAGGCGCGCAGTATTTCCGTCAGGCGCACCGCCTCCTGCAGTTCCATTAGCCGCTCCTTGTACTGATTGCGCTCCATTAGCACCATTGCCATTTCCACGCGTGTAAAGCGTTTGCGCTGCGCCAGCGGCACATCATTCTCCTCCTGCTCGGTGCCTGACACAGAGAACGAAGACATTAATTGGTTGTGTTTATCTTGGGGTAGCAATCTGTAGCAACTTACTTTGCTGTTTCACCTGCTCCTTGGTCTTCTTGAGCTCATCT
The sequence above is a segment of the Drosophila virilis strain 15010-1051.87 chromosome 3, Dvir_AGI_RSII-ME, whole genome shotgun sequence genome. Coding sequences within it:
- the syd gene encoding JNK-interacting protein 3 isoform X9 → MMDNDDTMLNNCGPQSGAETVYGTEDNNMVMSEKVQQLAGSIYQEFERMINRYDEDVVKNLMPLLVNVLECLDASYRINQEQDVEVELLREDNEQLVTQYEREKSARKQSEQKLLEAEDLAEQENKELASRLESLESIVRMLELKHKNSVEHASRLEEREADLKKEYARLHERYTELFKNHVDYMERTKMLMGSTHSQMSNASDRMEVSRARLNPVARSSGPVSYGFASLENSVMLDTETICSVGSQSDDSGPPSLQNELDNLAGTVERGAATDALQQQHQATSPQSPDMSPVVPNVPANVGRSTTKKEQRSDNNLYQELSFQDNEESEENEIVTGSWVHPGEYASSGMGKEVENLIMENNELLATKNALNIVKDDLIVKVDELTGEVEIVREELNAMQQSRTKLRQRIGELEDELKKTKEQVKQQSTEQEENDVPLAQRKRFTRVEMAMVLMERNQYKERLMELQEAVRLTEILRASRTVDNLDKKSKQGIWQYFSNLFTHSNRSSERGADGLGGGPMFRHTGGGSPAHSHGSPSRGGSDNRLAIAGSQPPPHPASAGLANALIMAKDYSEEGSSERINARRREQYRQLRAHVQKEDGRLHAYGWSLPINKTNQDANPSRHSGGVPVPVYCNPLAEASPHMKVFCAAGVNLQGGFTKDGQSLIPPDSPYAPRSTLKIAEISSPTAEHSAEALDRQMARASLETLEPETQLSSFVWICTSTHAASTVSVVDANQSATVLDAFPICASHLLCIASVQGAMESDYALLEQSEVVKAGEMLQRPGEGTELLGKVEFVRVKPKSDQNSNSKQNSLEEEVPAPITVVGVAVAKEATEKSNEQLPAVDATEPLANVEAIKIRQALPGAPQRLPSSSDNNSHNHVNNNNSSNNVQFSIKSLNPILGTKEREEPAMSSVGPTMWLGAQDGWLYVHSSVGRWHECLHKVLLPDAVLAIVHVEARVVVALANAQLAVFRRQTDGQWDLNSYHLVTVGDRNHSIRCLCVAGERIWAAHRNKIFIVDPISLNIVHSLDAHPRKESQVRQMAATGAGVWVSIRLDSTLRLYNTHTFEHKQDVDIEPYVSKMLGTGKLGFSFVRITALMVSCNRLWIGTSNGVIISVPLAEMQQKSSDPHGHMPLCCMANAQLSFHGHRDAVKFFVSVPMLQQPNGTLTFSNKRPDMLVMCGGEGYIDFRIRHEKYDASDNAAHLIVWKVDT